From the genome of Geothrix sp. 21YS21S-4, one region includes:
- a CDS encoding ATP-binding protein, translating to MPIEPQSSSALPDAPLGAPGEGMEVVSPAPVLPADSATGPSTGRYRALVDHLKEVVFQIDRQGQWSFLNPAWTQLTGFGVEESLGQAFLGFLHPADNPRYLNMLTYAVDTGQESFEGEFRLPTKGGEVKWVEGYQRISFDQEGVLQGITGTFTDITERKHTEIVLRMATSRLRTLIENMQAGILVETEGQRIALLNETFCRMFQVPVPAHVLTDSETRDLIEECLPLLEAPEAFLARQAEVAAAGSPVTGEEWRLKDGRILSRDFVPIQVGEEYLGHLWQFHDITERRRAELKLEEAARELAQARDRALELSGLKSEFLANMSHEIRTPMNGIIGMTGLLLDTPLNAEQRQYAETVRSCGETLLTLINDILDFSKIEAGKLELEALDFDLLSVIEDVMSVLGVKAQAKGVELGVFVDPTTPGFVTGDPTRLRQVLTNLMDNALKFTHAGSVEVRLKPDTRPRAGGLLRVEIRDTGIGMKPDVVERLFTSFFQGDSSTTRKYGGTGLGLAICKRLVEMMGGDIGVESTLGQGSTFWFTLGLAARGCERLPHRPAGGVFLAGLPPATTRLVEEQLRAWRMEPRILPVGADPAAWLRNHGRPDALVIVGPTCLEAARAEIREGILALASPLYQPEVREAAARRGVRAFLPLPVRPTQLRALLAPPRKAAGGPAEAAEAGPAGGPVNVRVLLAEDNLVNQKVALTMLSRFGIRADVVATGAEALDALVGVAYDLVLMDCQMPEMDGFEATRRIRDRERGRRRLPIVAMTANAMVGDRERCLEAGMDDYIPKPVRVADLHRALSRWLPAGAVPPPPSASLAGGA from the coding sequence ATGCCCATCGAGCCGCAGTCCTCCTCCGCCCTTCCCGACGCTCCTCTCGGCGCGCCGGGGGAGGGGATGGAGGTCGTTTCCCCGGCGCCCGTCTTGCCCGCCGATTCCGCCACCGGCCCGTCGACCGGGCGCTACCGGGCCCTGGTGGACCACCTCAAGGAAGTGGTGTTCCAGATCGACCGGCAGGGGCAGTGGTCCTTCCTCAATCCCGCCTGGACCCAGCTCACGGGCTTCGGGGTGGAGGAGAGCCTGGGCCAGGCCTTCCTGGGCTTCCTGCACCCGGCCGACAATCCCCGCTACCTCAACATGCTGACCTACGCCGTGGACACGGGGCAGGAGTCCTTCGAGGGCGAGTTCCGCCTTCCCACCAAGGGCGGCGAGGTGAAGTGGGTGGAGGGCTACCAGCGCATCTCCTTCGATCAGGAGGGGGTGCTCCAGGGCATCACCGGCACGTTCACGGACATCACCGAGCGGAAGCACACGGAGATCGTCCTGCGGATGGCCACCAGCCGCCTGCGGACCCTGATCGAGAACATGCAGGCGGGCATCCTGGTGGAGACGGAAGGGCAGCGGATCGCGCTCCTCAACGAGACCTTCTGCCGGATGTTCCAGGTGCCCGTTCCCGCCCACGTGCTGACGGACAGCGAGACCCGCGACCTCATCGAGGAATGCCTGCCCCTCCTGGAAGCGCCGGAGGCCTTCCTGGCCCGCCAGGCGGAGGTGGCCGCGGCGGGGAGCCCCGTCACCGGCGAGGAGTGGCGCCTGAAGGACGGACGCATCCTGTCGCGCGACTTCGTCCCCATCCAGGTGGGCGAGGAATACCTGGGCCACCTGTGGCAGTTCCACGACATCACCGAGCGGCGCCGGGCCGAGCTGAAGCTGGAGGAGGCCGCCCGCGAGCTGGCCCAGGCCCGGGACCGGGCCCTGGAGCTGTCGGGGCTGAAGAGCGAGTTCCTGGCCAACATGAGCCACGAGATCCGCACGCCCATGAACGGGATCATCGGAATGACCGGCCTGCTCCTGGACACGCCGCTCAACGCCGAGCAGCGCCAGTACGCCGAGACCGTCCGCTCCTGCGGCGAGACGCTGCTGACCCTCATCAACGACATCCTGGATTTCTCCAAGATCGAGGCGGGCAAGCTGGAGTTGGAGGCCCTCGATTTCGACCTGCTGAGCGTGATCGAGGACGTGATGAGCGTTCTCGGCGTGAAGGCCCAAGCCAAGGGCGTGGAACTGGGCGTCTTCGTGGATCCCACCACGCCGGGCTTCGTCACCGGCGATCCCACCCGCCTGCGGCAGGTCCTCACCAACCTGATGGACAACGCCCTCAAGTTCACCCACGCCGGGTCGGTGGAGGTCCGCCTCAAGCCCGACACCCGCCCCCGCGCCGGGGGCCTGCTGCGTGTGGAGATCCGCGACACGGGGATCGGGATGAAGCCCGACGTGGTCGAGCGGCTGTTCACGTCCTTCTTCCAGGGCGACAGCTCCACCACCCGCAAGTACGGCGGGACGGGCCTGGGCCTGGCCATCTGCAAGCGCCTGGTCGAGATGATGGGCGGCGACATCGGCGTGGAAAGCACCCTGGGGCAGGGCAGCACCTTCTGGTTCACCCTGGGCCTGGCCGCCCGCGGCTGCGAGCGCCTTCCCCACCGGCCCGCGGGCGGCGTATTCCTGGCGGGCCTTCCCCCGGCCACCACGCGGCTGGTGGAGGAGCAGCTCCGGGCGTGGCGGATGGAGCCGCGGATCCTCCCCGTGGGGGCCGATCCTGCGGCGTGGCTGAGGAACCATGGGCGCCCCGACGCCCTGGTGATCGTCGGACCCACCTGTCTGGAAGCGGCCCGCGCCGAGATCCGGGAAGGCATTCTGGCGCTGGCGAGCCCCCTCTACCAGCCCGAAGTGCGCGAGGCGGCGGCCCGGCGCGGCGTGCGGGCCTTCCTGCCCCTTCCGGTGCGCCCCACCCAACTGCGGGCGCTCCTCGCCCCGCCGCGCAAAGCCGCGGGCGGCCCGGCCGAAGCGGCGGAGGCCGGTCCCGCGGGCGGGCCCGTGAACGTCCGGGTGCTGCTGGCGGAGGACAACCTGGTGAACCAGAAGGTGGCGCTCACGATGCTCTCCCGCTTCGGCATCCGCGCGGACGTGGTAGCCACGGGGGCGGAGGCCCTGGACGCGCTGGTGGGCGTGGCCTACGACCTGGTGCTGATGGACTGCCAGATGCCGGAAATGGACGGATTTGAGGCCACCCGGCGGATCCGCGACCGCGAGCGGGGCCGCCGCCGCCTGCCCATCGTCGCCATGACCGCCAACGCCATGGTGGGCGACCGGGAGCGGTGCCTGGAGGCGGGCATGGACGACTACATTCCCAAGCCCGTCCGGGTGGCGGACCTCCACCGCGCCCTGTCGCGCTGGCTGCCCGCCGGCGCGGTTCCGCCGCCGCCCTCGGCCTCGCTGGCGGGAGGCGCCTGA